DNA from Ziziphus jujuba cultivar Dongzao chromosome 2, ASM3175591v1:
ctatatatatatatatatatatgtatgaagaagatgggtaaaaatatatataaagttctAAACAAGTTCagttgttatattttaataaaatttgtatgtgattattgaaaaaaattgcttataattaagaaaattaattttttagattaaataatatatgaagaatatatataatatattcaacTACAACATCCATAAGAAGgtatgcaaaattaaaaaaaaaaaaaaaaaaaaagcaaattaagccaaaataaaatacaagaaaaattaaagacaTTAAAAGACGAAGAGATCTAGAAATTCGTCATACATATATTAACAGATTACATAATTACCTGGTGGTTGAAGAGGAAGGACAAAAAATGATGTGAAAATCATGCCCAAAAGAAGGGTAGGAACAGGTGCTAGGATTTTCATTAGCAAAGCTGTTGGCCTTGGGACATGTTTCCTTAAAGAAGTCTGTATAGCGGTTACTGCAACAGAAGCTGGGCTCCCCAAAGGCCTGGCATGCACTCTTACACCCCAAGCTCTCGTCGCTGTACCGGAGCTCCTTTGGGCACGAGTTGGTCAAATTCACAGCACATCCGGCAGTAGCACAGTTATGTTCATCATCTCCACCACTTCTGCTATCCATAGGAGTCACTGTAATGGGAAGATTATATCCGTTTTGAAGCTCACCTCATAATAGTCCATCCCATCTATTGCGTTCAACATGAACGCCGCGATGGTGGTTGAGGCGGGTTGCAACAAGTCGCTTTCACCACCACATCCTATCTTGTCAGACCCATAGTCTCCGATGAGACAATGAAAATCGCTGGAGTCTTCCATGTGGCATCGGGTTCAGCCCCATATGGAACCGGACCAGAAAGGCGGGAT
Protein-coding regions in this window:
- the LOC132800616 gene encoding thaumatin-like protein 1, translated to MDSRSGGDDEHNCATAGCAVNLTNSCPKELRYSDESLGCKSACQAFGEPSFCCSNRYTDFFKETCPKANSFANENPSTCSYPSFGHDFHIIFCPSSSTTRSTSSDKLLTEPMESDSKFDSRTKIKNNSRKWNKYKIAALVSGALLTATLSIAVSCRLRDVHCCNVQINTTLRL